One Miscanthus floridulus cultivar M001 chromosome 11, ASM1932011v1, whole genome shotgun sequence DNA window includes the following coding sequences:
- the LOC136494584 gene encoding uncharacterized protein, whose translation MQFRYRAIDERRSRSPPPPAVRSTPGSGSADSHGSGGRAERVGNSAVTLWQPNLPPPETAAVDADELRRQAEKARIRERILREEAEHWELELEVRSELREQMLRQSWPVLGRSARGSDTPAALSTGTITAANSSLPVVTPEAHPKANTLATAPTKRKSPDRAIGALLAPSSKKQKNTLTCMVCGITTNSEKAMQGHLNGKVHKRKVVALPELPKLVAETEERGLEAGEEEAMSMETLGDYKPTKFMMATTAGELNEVTQMDGYLLCELCNVRTADRVTMMCHLQGSKHISKDLKKRQPSSKPSGEAVSAATSAIGSADPKKLVLEDFSVPLPHTVRRLEGFLLCELCDVKAASMHGMRQHLSGKKHKNKANTSSDASVNVSTGGKEAAKAKSIDTDTAVISDMVAKVEAPLEKSLQPKLGDDGEVQEVTVAPPKEDVATGDSAKPVGTEVMNSSATSAGAQLNHACNSDLLTMEVDSVMHPLSRVDNLFICLSCNAKATSEAIMRSHLAGKKHKRKMTLAAQGNNDLCVLATKADEVQDNSSKSTKANVEAGLVPSAVPQANTAVDKEESAPSLATPPTKNTVAMASMAVDRPAEAQLDTCIVGPTEDCEITEEAQGEHAAAGSNGSVTQTKESVRTNDTTAVPGKPIKIQVEGKVFTVTQQENGSLSCEVCAVHGYDKDSMILHLYTSTHWGKASLAEKKEKEQACMVAVAMVNKDSEVGSMAS comes from the exons ATGCAGTTCCGGTACCGCGCCATAGATGAGCGCCGAAGCCGGTCCCCTCCGCCGCCAGCGGTGCGAAGTACTCCTGGCTCCGGATCGGCAG ACAGCCACGGCAGCGGCGGTCGGGCAGAGCGCGTGGGGAATTCGGCCGTGACGCTATGGCAGCCTAATCTGCCGCCACCAGAGACAGCAGCGGTCGACGCTGACGAGCTGCGACGGCAGGCGGAGAAGGCGAGGATCAGGGAGCGGATCCTCAGGGAGGAAGCGGAGCACTGGGAACTCGAGCTGGAGGTACGTAGCGAGTTAAGGGAACAGATGCTGCGTCAGTCATGGCCTGTGCTCGGGCGATCGGCGAGGGGATCTGACACGCCGGCGGCGCTGTCAACGGGAACGATTACCGCCGCCAACTCGTCGCTGCCTGTTGTTACGCCTGAG GCCCACCCAAAAGCAAACACACTTGCAACCGCGCCGACCAAGCGGAAGAGCCCTGATCGTGCCATTGGAGCATTGTTGGCTCCAAGCAGCAAGAAGCAGAAGAACACACTAACCTGCATGGTTTGTGGCATCACCACAAACAGTGAGAAGGCCATGCAAGGCCACCTCAATGGGAAGGTGCACAAGAGGAAGGTGGTAGCACTTCCGGAGTTGCCAAAGCTAGTGGCAGAGACAGAGGAGAGAGGGCTTGAGGCAGGGGAGGAAGAGGCAATGTCGATGGAGACATTGGGAGATTACAAACCGACAAAGTTCATGATGGCGACGACCGCAGGAGAGCTGAACGAAGTGACACAGATGGACGGGTACCTCCTTTGCGAGTTGTGCAATGTGCGGACGGCAGACCGCGTTACCATGATGTGCCACCTACAAGGGAGCAAACACATCTCTAAGGACCTGAAGAAACGTCAACCCTCCAGcaagccatcgggtgaggcggttAGTGCTGCCACTTCAGCTATTGGCAGTGCTGATCCTAAAAAGCTGGTTCTGGAGGATTTCAGTGTGCCACTGCCACACACCGTGCGGCGCTTGGAAGGCTTTCTGCTCTGCGAGCTGTGTGATGTGAAGGCCGCATCCATGCATGGCATGCGTCAACACTTGTCAGGGAAGAAGCACAAGAATAAGGCGAACACCAGCTCTGATGCCTCTGTCAACGTGTCCACAGGTGGAAAGGAAGCAGCCAAAGCAAAGTCGATAGACACAGACACGGCTGTCATCTCTGACATGGTAGCAAAGGTGGAAGCCCCATTGGAGAAGTCCTTGCAACCAAAGCTTGGTGATGACGGTGAGGTGCAAGAAGTGACCGtggcaccaccaaaagaagacgTCGCCACTGGGGACAGTGCTAAGCCTGTTGGAACGGAAGTGATGAATAGCAGTGCAACTTCTGCTGGAGCTCAGCTCAATCATGCCTGTAACTCTGACTTGCTGACCATGGAAGTAGACAGTGTGATGCACCCTCTCTCCCGGGTGGATAACTTGTTCATCTGCCTGAGCTGCAATGCAAAGGCAACATCCGAGGCCATCATGCGGTCTCACCTGGCTGGCAAAAAGCACAAGCGCAAGATGACACTTGCTGCACAAGGAAACAATGACTTGTGTGTCCTTGCCACCAAGGCTGATGAGGTGCAAGACAACAGCTCAAAGTCCACGAAAGCCAATGTGGAGGCTGGATTGGTGCCGTCAGCGGTGCCACAAGCAAATACTGCTGTCGACAAAGAAGAATCAGCCCCGTCGTTGGCAACTCCACCAACGAAAAACACCGTTGCAATGGCATCCATGGCAGTAGATCGACCAGCAGAAGCTCAACTTGATACTTGCATTGTTGGACCAACTGAGGATTGCGAGATTACTGAGGAAGCTCAAGGAGAGCACGCAGCTGCCGGATCCAATGGCTCTGTGACCCAAACTAAGGAATCCGTGAGAACAAATGACACCACTGCTGTACCTGGCAAGCCAATCAAGATCCAGGTGGAGGGCAAGGTGTTCACCGTGACGCAGCAGGAGAATGGCAGTCTCTCGTGCGAGGTGTGTGCCGTACATGGATACGATAAAGACAGCATGATTCTGCACCTCTACACTAGCACACACTGGGGCAAAGCCAGTCTTGCAGAGAAAAAAGAGAAGGAGCAAGCGTGCATGGTTGCAGTTGCAATGGTGAACAAAGATAGCGAGGTTGGCAGCATGGCAAGTTAG